One Thermococcus kodakarensis KOD1 genomic window carries:
- a CDS encoding NADH-quinone oxidoreductase subunit C, whose amino-acid sequence MDMNEKPKVEEKVQEEATVEEKPTLPDTKEGKLVKALLEKAPYAEGEVIRERRIKFIVPADRIHEFLELASEKFEMLMQISVVDWLKEGQFEVNYQLWSVSESVHAFVKTRVPRDEAKLPTVMDIWPVAETYEREAHEFFGIIFEGNPRLGPFILEPREYEKHPLRKDFNMLSYVKEIYGEDFDRYDESKTNYVI is encoded by the coding sequence ATGGATATGAACGAGAAGCCCAAAGTCGAGGAGAAGGTTCAGGAGGAGGCAACCGTGGAGGAGAAGCCGACCCTTCCGGACACAAAGGAAGGAAAGCTCGTGAAGGCGCTCCTTGAAAAGGCCCCCTACGCCGAGGGAGAGGTAATCCGCGAGAGACGCATCAAGTTCATCGTTCCAGCGGATAGAATACACGAATTCCTTGAGCTAGCAAGCGAGAAGTTCGAGATGCTCATGCAGATAAGCGTCGTGGACTGGCTCAAGGAGGGCCAGTTCGAGGTCAACTACCAGCTCTGGAGCGTAAGCGAGAGCGTTCACGCGTTCGTGAAGACAAGGGTTCCAAGGGACGAGGCGAAGCTCCCGACGGTCATGGACATCTGGCCGGTTGCTGAGACCTACGAGAGGGAGGCACATGAGTTCTTCGGAATAATCTTCGAGGGCAATCCGAGACTTGGGCCGTTCATCCTGGAGCCGAGGGAGTACGAGAAGCACCCGCTCAGGAAGGACTTCAACATGCTCTCCTACGTGAAGGAAATCTACGGTGAGGACTTCGATAGGTATGACGAGAGCAAGACTAACTACGTGATATGA
- a CDS encoding NuoB/complex I 20 kDa subunit family protein, with translation MSEMQNGDVIHYELKEFQLFEPLFRWARKKSLWIVAFCTGCGGIEMPPLATARYDFERFGIMPNPAPRMADLFLITGYVTPKTLKRIIITYEMMQDPKYVLAHGSCPINGGVYWDSYNVVKQLDKYIPIDVAIAGCMPRPEAVMDGIMEIMRKIENGEADGWKRYKENYEWYKKNQDELFGEGWREKDARRWLAWI, from the coding sequence ATGAGCGAGATGCAGAACGGTGATGTAATACACTACGAACTGAAGGAGTTCCAGCTCTTCGAGCCCCTCTTCAGGTGGGCTAGAAAGAAGAGCCTCTGGATAGTGGCCTTCTGTACCGGCTGTGGCGGTATCGAGATGCCGCCGTTAGCCACCGCCAGGTACGACTTCGAGCGTTTCGGAATAATGCCCAACCCAGCCCCCAGGATGGCAGACCTCTTCCTCATCACGGGCTACGTCACGCCGAAGACACTCAAGAGGATAATCATAACCTACGAGATGATGCAGGATCCGAAGTACGTACTCGCCCACGGCTCCTGTCCGATAAACGGTGGCGTCTACTGGGACTCCTACAACGTGGTTAAACAGCTCGACAAGTACATACCGATTGACGTTGCCATAGCCGGCTGCATGCCGCGGCCGGAAGCTGTCATGGACGGAATAATGGAGATAATGCGCAAGATTGAGAACGGTGAAGCCGACGGCTGGAAGAGGTACAAGGAGAACTACGAGTGGTACAAGAAGAACCAGGATGAGCTGTTCGGCGAAGGATGGCGTGAGAAGGATGCAAGGAGGTGGCTCGCATGGATATGA
- a CDS encoding respiratory chain complex I subunit 1 family protein: MIDWKLILETIGILIYATFMGFIFMGIERKAMARIQRRVGPPIYQPIIDTLKLLGKKESVSHGFIYDFGPVFALGASIAALLFIPIANFQLFSTNADLIVVAYLLEVPMLGIMLGAMSSGNPYSAVGVQRGLLTMVAMQLPYGLALIALIQHWGTFKLNDIVALQQAHGWSITVPALLLALIVFDIVFQAMLGLEPFDIIPAPAEISMGPMVEYGGKHAALLFTQHAVQLFAETAFFAVLFLGGASNLLELLIKQIAVLFISIFIASIYPRFTIDQAAKFFWKWPTIIGIIAVLLTM; encoded by the coding sequence ATGATAGACTGGAAGCTCATACTTGAGACGATTGGGATACTCATCTACGCGACTTTCATGGGCTTCATCTTCATGGGTATCGAGAGAAAGGCGATGGCGAGGATACAGAGAAGGGTTGGACCCCCGATATACCAGCCCATCATAGACACCCTTAAACTGCTCGGCAAGAAGGAGAGCGTCAGCCACGGCTTCATCTATGACTTCGGCCCCGTGTTTGCCCTCGGAGCCAGCATAGCAGCGCTCCTCTTCATACCAATAGCCAACTTCCAGCTGTTCAGCACCAACGCAGACCTCATCGTCGTTGCCTACCTCCTTGAGGTCCCGATGCTCGGAATAATGCTCGGTGCAATGAGCTCAGGAAACCCGTATTCAGCGGTCGGTGTCCAGCGTGGACTCCTCACAATGGTTGCCATGCAGCTCCCATACGGCCTAGCTCTGATAGCCCTCATCCAGCACTGGGGAACCTTCAAGCTGAACGATATAGTTGCTCTCCAGCAGGCCCATGGATGGAGCATAACGGTCCCAGCACTGCTCCTAGCGCTGATAGTCTTTGACATAGTCTTCCAGGCAATGCTAGGTCTCGAGCCGTTTGACATCATTCCAGCACCGGCGGAAATCTCCATGGGTCCGATGGTTGAGTACGGTGGAAAGCACGCGGCACTGCTCTTCACCCAGCACGCAGTTCAGCTCTTTGCTGAAACAGCGTTCTTCGCTGTGCTGTTCCTCGGTGGAGCGAGCAACCTCCTCGAACTCCTCATCAAGCAGATTGCAGTGCTGTTCATATCGATTTTCATAGCCAGCATCTACCCGAGGTTCACCATTGACCAAGCGGCGAAGTTCTTCTGGAAGTGGCCCACGATAATCGGAATAATAGCCGTCCTCCTGACGATGTGA
- a CDS encoding proton-conducting transporter membrane subunit — MNEIPIILFTPLLAGVLAWLINVKGVRELIGVIGAATPLAFLAKLYPTIVNNPNNPITYQMTVSGFKVTFTLGMLNWYFAAIASLVGLAMAFGMVSTSKNGYDWLFALMSYTGVLGVFLSWDFVSFFLLWELMTFASFMMVLKRNRHESLKYFVLSVIGAYAMLLAIALIYAKTGALDFDSIRQALYMDAMLGSISKGETALIFVLFLTAFGVKAGAWPLHVWAPGAYSETDQSYTTFFSGALSKAGAYGFLLLYILMGAKLYYALGTFHGHLTFAYIIAWIGAITVVVASFLAVLQEDIRKLFAYSSVGQVGYILLAFGLGTGLGFAGGLFHVLSHAVFKGLFWLVTAAIILQTGKTQFKDFGGLAEKMPFTFAMGLIAVLSLAGIPPMAGFASKWLIYEAAISAHMPLVAGAIFLGSALAFAYVVRFLYAVWFGQRPSDLEDVKEAPLPLLIAMAILAIPNIVFGIAPGLVTNYLNKALGGEVVGGNYYKLVTQTGTYNALTVALLLVVGLAIAGLIYLYGAKARRIPVTNTYQSGNPVTEEFNLSIRRNFYLPLKEALAFWLRYSFDKFYERIAQLSEDFADTLREGFYNGNVQAYSWYLAIVLVILALWGVL, encoded by the coding sequence ATGAACGAAATACCGATTATCCTCTTTACTCCTCTCCTTGCTGGAGTGCTCGCCTGGCTGATTAACGTGAAGGGAGTCCGCGAGCTTATCGGAGTCATCGGTGCAGCCACTCCATTGGCGTTCCTCGCCAAGCTCTACCCGACTATCGTCAACAATCCGAACAACCCGATAACTTACCAGATGACCGTGAGCGGGTTTAAGGTAACCTTCACTCTGGGAATGCTGAACTGGTACTTTGCCGCCATAGCTTCCCTAGTCGGCCTGGCTATGGCATTCGGCATGGTCTCAACAAGCAAGAACGGCTACGACTGGCTCTTCGCCCTTATGAGCTACACTGGAGTCCTTGGCGTCTTCCTCAGCTGGGACTTCGTCAGCTTCTTCCTGCTCTGGGAGCTTATGACCTTCGCCAGCTTCATGATGGTTCTCAAGAGGAACAGGCACGAGTCCCTCAAGTACTTCGTGCTGAGCGTTATCGGAGCCTACGCTATGCTTCTGGCAATAGCGCTTATCTACGCTAAGACAGGGGCCCTCGACTTTGACTCAATAAGGCAGGCCCTCTACATGGACGCGATGCTCGGCTCAATCAGCAAGGGTGAGACCGCTCTAATCTTCGTTCTGTTCCTCACGGCGTTCGGCGTTAAGGCTGGTGCCTGGCCGCTCCACGTCTGGGCACCAGGAGCTTACAGCGAGACCGACCAGAGCTACACGACCTTCTTCAGCGGCGCCCTCAGCAAGGCAGGGGCCTATGGATTCCTGCTCCTCTACATCCTGATGGGTGCCAAGCTCTACTACGCCCTCGGAACCTTCCACGGCCACCTCACCTTTGCGTACATAATAGCGTGGATAGGAGCTATAACGGTCGTCGTCGCCAGCTTCTTAGCCGTTCTGCAGGAGGACATAAGGAAGCTCTTCGCGTACTCGTCAGTCGGTCAGGTTGGCTACATCCTCCTCGCCTTCGGACTTGGCACGGGGCTTGGCTTCGCTGGAGGTCTCTTCCACGTCCTCAGCCACGCCGTCTTCAAGGGTCTCTTCTGGCTCGTCACAGCCGCTATAATCCTCCAGACAGGCAAGACTCAGTTCAAGGACTTCGGCGGATTAGCTGAGAAGATGCCCTTTACCTTCGCGATGGGACTCATAGCAGTCCTCAGCCTCGCAGGAATACCGCCGATGGCTGGTTTCGCCAGCAAGTGGCTAATCTACGAGGCCGCTATCAGCGCCCACATGCCCCTTGTAGCTGGAGCCATATTCCTCGGAAGCGCGCTGGCCTTTGCCTACGTCGTCAGGTTCCTCTACGCGGTGTGGTTCGGCCAGAGGCCCAGCGACCTTGAAGATGTGAAGGAAGCCCCGCTACCGCTCCTCATAGCGATGGCAATACTAGCAATCCCGAACATCGTCTTCGGAATAGCTCCGGGACTTGTCACGAACTACCTCAACAAGGCCCTCGGTGGAGAGGTCGTGGGCGGCAACTACTACAAGCTCGTTACTCAGACCGGAACCTACAACGCCCTGACCGTTGCCCTCCTGCTCGTGGTTGGCCTGGCCATAGCTGGTCTCATCTACCTCTACGGCGCGAAGGCAAGGAGAATACCGGTTACCAACACATACCAGTCGGGTAACCCCGTAACCGAGGAATTCAACCTCAGCATAAGGAGGAACTTCTACCTTCCGCTCAAAGAAGCCTTAGCGTTCTGGCTCAGGTACAGCTTCGACAAATTCTACGAGAGGATTGCCCAGCTCAGCGAGGACTTCGCTGACACACTGAGGGAAGGGTTCTACAACGGGAACGTGCAGGCCTACTCATGGTATCTGGCCATAGTACTCGTAATCCTGGCTCTCTGGGGGGTGCTGTGA
- a CDS encoding proton-conducting transporter membrane subunit, whose product MNGQYASLLIALPLISAFFVPLIKGLGRKAVMGYLVLITALQTAIAGWVANEVYSTGKPIIVMAGGWKPPVGINLYIGHFAALFVFIIAVISFFMAFFSFRAVTVEPVDKYAMLFLLLMLGATGMIATGDLFNLFVFMEITSITAYALTAYNKTGEAAEASMKYIVLGGIGSSFFLIGVALIYGATGTLNMAHLAQLAGAIDPTVAQVGLALIIFGLAVEAELFPLNAWAPDAYQAAPHPITVMFSAFVVKAGLYAIARLLYILQNANGWSGVLKLVIIMATLTVVVAEFSALRQKDVKRMIAYSSISQVGMIAFALALGTQAGVDAGVFHMVNHAIVKALLFLTVGYVGVALGGTTIENFQGLGKRMPLTALTLTIGSLAAVGIPLFNIFWSKVRILLAGVEAGYSWSVALILGASVVEAVYYLRLIHTIWFVEGGERVRENFAIGVIAIFLAALIIVIGVYPNDVWTIVQKAGQDIFNVANYIKNVPLMGVGA is encoded by the coding sequence ATGAACGGTCAGTACGCTTCACTCCTCATAGCTTTACCGCTCATCAGCGCATTCTTCGTCCCGCTGATAAAGGGACTTGGAAGGAAGGCCGTGATGGGCTACCTAGTGCTCATCACCGCACTCCAGACTGCAATAGCCGGCTGGGTGGCAAACGAGGTCTATTCCACAGGGAAGCCGATAATAGTCATGGCAGGTGGCTGGAAGCCGCCAGTCGGCATTAACCTTTACATCGGCCACTTTGCGGCGCTCTTCGTGTTCATAATAGCAGTAATCAGCTTCTTCATGGCGTTCTTCAGCTTCAGAGCAGTCACCGTCGAACCGGTTGACAAGTACGCCATGCTCTTCCTCCTGCTGATGCTCGGTGCGACGGGAATGATAGCGACGGGAGACCTCTTCAACCTGTTCGTCTTCATGGAGATAACCTCAATAACTGCCTACGCCCTCACCGCCTACAACAAGACCGGCGAAGCGGCTGAAGCCTCAATGAAGTACATCGTCCTCGGTGGAATAGGCTCAAGCTTCTTCCTCATCGGCGTTGCCCTCATCTATGGGGCGACTGGAACCCTCAACATGGCTCACCTCGCTCAGCTTGCGGGAGCTATTGACCCGACTGTTGCACAGGTCGGCCTCGCACTGATAATCTTCGGCCTGGCAGTCGAGGCTGAACTGTTCCCGCTCAATGCCTGGGCGCCGGATGCCTACCAGGCCGCACCGCACCCGATAACCGTTATGTTCTCAGCCTTCGTCGTCAAAGCTGGCCTCTACGCGATAGCAAGGCTCCTCTACATACTCCAGAACGCAAACGGATGGAGCGGCGTCCTTAAGCTGGTCATAATAATGGCCACCTTGACAGTAGTCGTTGCCGAGTTCTCGGCACTGAGACAGAAGGACGTCAAGAGGATGATAGCCTACTCCTCGATCAGTCAGGTGGGAATGATTGCCTTTGCCCTCGCCCTCGGCACTCAGGCAGGCGTTGACGCGGGAGTCTTTCACATGGTCAACCACGCCATCGTTAAGGCCCTTCTCTTCCTCACGGTCGGATACGTCGGCGTTGCCCTCGGCGGGACCACCATCGAGAACTTCCAGGGACTCGGCAAGAGGATGCCTTTAACGGCTTTAACACTCACCATAGGTTCCCTCGCCGCCGTCGGAATACCGCTCTTCAACATCTTCTGGAGCAAGGTCAGGATACTCCTCGCCGGTGTCGAGGCTGGCTACTCCTGGAGCGTCGCCCTCATCCTCGGTGCCAGCGTCGTCGAGGCGGTTTATTACCTCAGGCTGATCCATACGATATGGTTCGTCGAAGGCGGCGAGAGGGTCAGGGAGAACTTCGCCATAGGCGTCATAGCAATCTTCCTCGCTGCATTGATAATAGTCATAGGCGTTTACCCGAACGACGTCTGGACTATCGTCCAAAAGGCCGGTCAGGACATCTTTAACGTGGCCAACTACATCAAGAACGTTCCTCTAATGGGGGTGGGAGCATGA
- a CDS encoding NADH-quinone oxidoreductase subunit K, with the protein MISVYYFGAIALVLIGLYGVLVKKNLMKILISLSIMETGVNLLLISVGYVSGKSAPILSEGIKWNQAVDPIPQALVLTAIVIGVATTAMALSAAILIYEKYGTLNVEEIRRLRG; encoded by the coding sequence ATGATTTCAGTCTACTACTTCGGCGCGATAGCACTCGTCCTCATAGGCCTCTACGGGGTCCTCGTCAAGAAGAACCTCATGAAGATACTCATCAGCCTGAGCATCATGGAGACCGGCGTCAACCTTCTCCTGATAAGCGTTGGCTACGTCTCAGGGAAGAGCGCACCCATTCTGAGCGAGGGAATAAAGTGGAACCAGGCCGTTGACCCAATCCCGCAGGCTCTCGTCCTCACGGCAATAGTTATCGGTGTTGCCACAACTGCTATGGCCCTTAGCGCTGCCATTTTGATCTATGAGAAGTACGGAACCCTTAACGTTGAGGAAATAAGGAGGTTGAGAGGATGA
- a CDS encoding Na(+)/H(+) antiporter subunit B — MLKRSLAIITLLIVGYWLAQGLAGVPFGEDKMLVGHYYLQHVKEQTGAVNAVTAIVVNYRGFDTLGEVTVLFIASTGVAALLWRKKRERTAKVEGSVVLTTGAELLFPFIVMFGAYIFIHGHLTPGGGFPGGATIATAFLLLYMAFTIYEIPHKAFEKVEGLAGMSYVLVGLIGLAIGGYFLFDWIWQTWHWGTDNIGRLFSGGFIPIIYTIIGIKVGTELSGIVDNMLKEEVRE, encoded by the coding sequence ATACTCAAGAGGTCGCTCGCGATAATCACACTCCTGATAGTTGGCTACTGGCTGGCCCAGGGCCTCGCTGGAGTCCCATTCGGCGAGGACAAGATGCTCGTTGGCCATTACTACCTCCAGCACGTTAAGGAACAGACGGGAGCCGTTAACGCGGTAACGGCGATAGTCGTTAACTACCGTGGTTTCGATACCCTCGGTGAGGTCACCGTTCTCTTCATAGCCTCGACTGGTGTCGCTGCCCTTCTCTGGAGGAAGAAGAGGGAGAGAACAGCTAAGGTCGAGGGTTCCGTCGTCCTCACAACTGGTGCGGAGCTTCTCTTCCCGTTCATAGTCATGTTCGGTGCCTACATATTCATCCACGGACACCTCACCCCTGGTGGAGGTTTCCCAGGTGGAGCGACGATAGCCACGGCATTCTTGCTGCTGTACATGGCGTTCACGATCTACGAGATTCCCCACAAGGCCTTTGAAAAGGTCGAAGGTCTAGCTGGAATGAGCTACGTCCTCGTCGGCCTCATCGGGCTTGCAATCGGCGGCTACTTCCTCTTCGACTGGATATGGCAGACCTGGCACTGGGGCACTGACAACATCGGCAGACTCTTCAGCGGCGGCTTCATACCGATAATCTACACGATAATCGGCATCAAGGTCGGAACGGAGCTCAGCGGTATCGTTGACAACATGCTCAAGGAGGAGGTGAGAGAATGA
- a CDS encoding DUF4040 domain-containing protein, which translates to MNCITCIEYIVVALMIISAILAVEWRDLLAAAVGMAAVSLFASILFFMLQAPDVAMTEAAIGAALSGAIVIFAVKRTQRFETEEEEKPGWWVRW; encoded by the coding sequence ATGAACTGTATAACCTGTATTGAATACATAGTAGTTGCCCTCATGATCATATCGGCAATACTCGCAGTTGAGTGGAGGGATCTGCTTGCTGCAGCAGTCGGTATGGCCGCGGTGAGCCTGTTCGCGTCGATCCTGTTCTTCATGCTTCAGGCTCCCGATGTGGCAATGACCGAAGCTGCCATAGGTGCCGCACTGAGCGGCGCTATAGTTATCTTCGCCGTTAAGAGAACCCAGCGCTTTGAGACTGAGGAAGAGGAGAAGCCAGGGTGGTGGGTGAGATGGTGA
- the mnhG gene encoding monovalent cation/H(+) antiporter subunit G, whose amino-acid sequence MNVLSALGEALVLIGTFFYFLSALGLIRMPDVYNRMQTSTKSATLGSLGVMVGVGLWAVGDGLSWSWFTKSVVIALFLLLTNPISAHALIRAAYKSGIPLWQGSVVDKYREHLEAKEKAETEASKEGGEE is encoded by the coding sequence ATGAACGTGCTCTCAGCACTTGGTGAAGCTCTGGTTTTAATTGGAACGTTCTTCTACTTCCTCTCAGCCCTGGGTCTCATCAGAATGCCAGACGTTTACAACAGGATGCAGACATCAACGAAGAGCGCCACCCTCGGATCCCTCGGCGTCATGGTGGGAGTCGGCCTCTGGGCGGTTGGCGACGGCCTCTCGTGGTCTTGGTTCACCAAGAGCGTCGTCATAGCGCTCTTCCTTCTGCTGACCAACCCGATAAGCGCCCACGCGCTTATCAGAGCAGCCTACAAGAGCGGAATCCCGCTTTGGCAGGGCAGTGTGGTTGACAAGTACCGCGAGCACCTGGAGGCCAAGGAAAAAGCCGAAACCGAAGCCTCAAAGGAGGGTGGTGAGGAATGA
- a CDS encoding monovalent cation/H+ antiporter complex subunit F has protein sequence MIGIGVYLALIAIATLLSMYRFMVGPTTPDRLVAVDIMTTITTGLMVLFALYYKRIIFLDVALVYAILAFGGVIAFARYMEGGL, from the coding sequence ATGATAGGGATAGGTGTTTATCTGGCACTCATAGCGATAGCAACACTGCTCAGCATGTACCGCTTCATGGTCGGCCCAACGACCCCCGACAGGCTGGTGGCAGTGGACATCATGACCACGATAACAACGGGACTGATGGTGCTCTTCGCGCTCTACTACAAGCGCATCATCTTCCTCGACGTTGCTCTGGTTTATGCAATCCTGGCCTTCGGCGGTGTCATAGCGTTCGCACGCTACATGGAGGGAGGTCTATGA
- a CDS encoding Na+/H+ antiporter subunit E, with amino-acid sequence MEEASKISRYLYTLIILFLIWLALTASLDQQELIFGFVLSAIVAAITYPIFTTRGLANLHPKRVAYAIAYAPYFLWAMIMANLDVAYRVLHPKRPIRPGIVHCKTILKTNPGKLSLANSITLTPGTITLDVDGDDYFIHWIWVPDEVLHAESEEVHVEKASENITRPFEKFLKVIFG; translated from the coding sequence ATGGAGGAAGCGAGTAAGATTAGCAGGTACCTATACACCCTGATAATCCTGTTTTTAATATGGCTGGCACTGACGGCAAGCCTCGACCAGCAGGAGCTTATCTTCGGCTTCGTTCTCTCAGCGATAGTGGCGGCGATAACATACCCAATATTCACAACGAGAGGACTGGCGAACCTCCATCCGAAGAGGGTCGCCTACGCGATAGCCTACGCTCCCTACTTCCTGTGGGCGATGATCATGGCAAACTTAGACGTTGCCTACAGGGTTCTCCACCCCAAGAGGCCGATAAGGCCGGGGATAGTTCACTGCAAGACCATCCTCAAAACAAACCCTGGGAAACTCTCACTGGCAAACTCAATAACCCTCACGCCGGGTACGATAACCCTCGACGTCGATGGGGACGACTACTTCATCCACTGGATATGGGTTCCGGACGAGGTTCTCCACGCTGAAAGCGAGGAGGTTCACGTTGAGAAGGCCTCCGAGAACATCACAAGACCCTTTGAAAAATTCCTGAAGGTGATCTTCGGATGA
- a CDS encoding ACT domain-containing protein: MWGRIEHYFDEYPVRKLIAKTLLKYGLRVSDDMKIKAGDIEVPYTKIAKALDVDRRVVKETVGMILKVPELRDIYTNLEPTVHMKYVGRHVGYGVIEIEPEPRAVGILAKIAQKIAEHDINIIQVVAEDPELYPEATLTIITERPIPGDLINELSKLEGVKRISIY; this comes from the coding sequence ATGTGGGGAAGGATCGAGCACTACTTTGACGAATATCCTGTGAGGAAACTCATAGCGAAAACCCTCCTGAAGTATGGTCTTAGGGTCTCCGATGATATGAAGATAAAGGCCGGGGACATTGAAGTCCCGTACACCAAGATAGCCAAGGCCCTCGATGTTGACAGGAGAGTCGTTAAAGAGACCGTTGGAATGATTCTCAAAGTTCCCGAGCTGAGGGACATATACACGAACCTCGAGCCGACCGTCCACATGAAGTACGTCGGCAGGCACGTTGGCTACGGCGTCATCGAGATAGAACCCGAACCGAGGGCAGTGGGAATACTCGCGAAGATAGCCCAGAAGATAGCGGAGCATGACATAAACATCATACAGGTAGTCGCAGAAGATCCTGAACTCTACCCTGAGGCTACCCTTACGATAATCACTGAGAGGCCCATACCGGGAGACTTAATAAACGAGCTCTCCAAGCTCGAAGGTGTCAAGAGAATATCCATATATTAG